The DNA window ACCCCATCTCCCTGAACGATGCAGAAGAGATGCTCACAAACCTCTGCCACGCCTCACATGTAGAAAAAACACGCTATCTTGTAGAGTATGAGGGCCATACATGGGAGGTGGATATCTTTGAGGGATCCAACAAAGGTCTCATGATCGCCGAAATAGAGCTCAAGAGCGAAGATGAAGCGTTTCCCCTGCCCGAGTGGGTAACGAAAGAGGTGACGGAGGATGTACGGTATTTTAATGCGAATTTGGTTGAAAGACCCTATACATCTTGGTAAAAGCTTATCATATCTTAAGGATAACCACTGTAAAACCTCTGTATGACACTTGATAACCTTAATTTTGAAACCCCGTATCTTTCACTCGATAGCGAATTTTACGACTTGACCGAGCCCACACCGCTGGATGATCCTTACCTGATCAGCTTCAATCCCAAGGCGGCAACACTGATAGACCTTGATGACAGTGTGAAAGATGATCCCCGCTTTATAGCACTGCTCAACGGTACTTTCATCCCCAAAGGGGCACGTACCTTTTCCATGTGCTATGCAGGACATCAGTTCGGCAATTACGCACCGCGTCTGGGAGACGGAAGGGCTATCAACCTGGGAAGCATCAACGGCTGGCACCTCCAGACCAAAGGTAGCGGAGAGACACTCTACTCACGCAGTTCAGACGGCCGTGCAGCCATCCCCTCTTCCATACGCGAATACCTGATGAGCGAAGCGATGCACCATCTAGGCATTCCCACCACAAGGGCACTTGGCATCATCGGGTCACAAACGAAGATCTTACGAAACCAGATAGAACGCGGGGCCATCGTGATGCGCATGTCACCAAGTTGGGTGCGTTTTGGTACGTTTGAATACTTTTACTACTTTAAAGAGTATGACAAGCTCAAGGCCCTCGCCGAGTATGTTATCACCGAATCCTACCCACATCTGCAGGAGGATGAAGACCGCTATTATAAATTCTTTTGCGAGGTCGTAGAGCGTACGGCAAAGCTGATCGCACAGTGGCAGGGGATAGGCTTTAACCATGGCGTGATGAATACAGACAACATGTCCATCGCAGGTCTCACCATCGACTATGGACCGTATGCCATGCTGGATGATTTTGACTACGGATTTGTTTGTAATAAGACCGATAAAGCAGGCCGATACAGCTACGGTGACCAACCCAATGTCTCCTACTGGAACCTCACTATGCTCTCCAAGGCACTTACTCCGATCATTGATCAAAATAGAATGCAGAAGAAACTCGATGATTTTGGTAACTTCCTCTACCCTGATGCCTATATCGATGTCATGCGTGAAAAACTGGGACTGGCTTTGAAGCTGGATGAGGATGTCGAACTCATCACTGATCTAGTGGGCACACTGCAAGATGCTTACGTGGACTATACGCTTTTCTTTCGGACCCTGAGCCGTTATGACGGTGACAGGATGCCCATCTTTGAACTCGCTATGAATCCAATACCACTTGACAGCTGGCTTACCCTCTATGATGCACGTTTGGCTAAAGAGACACGCTCACAAAATGAACGCCAACAAGCGATGCTAAAGACCAATCCAAAGTATGTTTTGAAAAACTATATGCTCCAGGAAGCGATAGAGCTTGCGCAAAAAGGTGATTTTTCTATGGTAGAGACACTGCTCTATATCGCAGCGCACCCTTATGACGAACTGCCGGAATTCGAACGTTTCGCAGAGGAGACACCAGAAGCACACAAAAATATCTGCCTCTCCTGTTCATCATAGTCAATAAGCAGATGAAAAACTCAA is part of the Sulfurovum xiamenensis genome and encodes:
- a CDS encoding protein adenylyltransferase SelO, which encodes MTLDNLNFETPYLSLDSEFYDLTEPTPLDDPYLISFNPKAATLIDLDDSVKDDPRFIALLNGTFIPKGARTFSMCYAGHQFGNYAPRLGDGRAINLGSINGWHLQTKGSGETLYSRSSDGRAAIPSSIREYLMSEAMHHLGIPTTRALGIIGSQTKILRNQIERGAIVMRMSPSWVRFGTFEYFYYFKEYDKLKALAEYVITESYPHLQEDEDRYYKFFCEVVERTAKLIAQWQGIGFNHGVMNTDNMSIAGLTIDYGPYAMLDDFDYGFVCNKTDKAGRYSYGDQPNVSYWNLTMLSKALTPIIDQNRMQKKLDDFGNFLYPDAYIDVMREKLGLALKLDEDVELITDLVGTLQDAYVDYTLFFRTLSRYDGDRMPIFELAMNPIPLDSWLTLYDARLAKETRSQNERQQAMLKTNPKYVLKNYMLQEAIELAQKGDFSMVETLLYIAAHPYDELPEFERFAEETPEAHKNICLSCSS
- a CDS encoding CYTH domain-containing protein; amino-acid sequence: MGVEIERKFLIDETKLPTLQNGYTIKQGYIQTIDHTTVRIRVRGQEAFLTIKGKSQGATRLEFEYPISLNDAEEMLTNLCHASHVEKTRYLVEYEGHTWEVDIFEGSNKGLMIAEIELKSEDEAFPLPEWVTKEVTEDVRYFNANLVERPYTSW